In Carya illinoinensis cultivar Pawnee chromosome 16, C.illinoinensisPawnee_v1, whole genome shotgun sequence, a single window of DNA contains:
- the LOC122299940 gene encoding PHD finger protein ALFIN-LIKE 4, with amino-acid sequence MDGGAAYNPRTVDEVFRDFKGRRAGMIRALTTEVEEFYQQCDPEKENLCLYGFPSEQWEVNLPAEEVPPELPEPALGINFARDGMQEKDWLSLVAVHSDAWLLAVAFYFGARFGYDKADRKRLFNMINDLPTIFEVVTGTAKKQVKEKSSVSNHSSNKSKSNSKRGSESQAKYPKEMQSKDEYEEGLEEEDGEEHGETLCGACGENYAADEFWICCDICEKWFHGKCVKITPARAEHIKQYKCPSCSNKRARP; translated from the exons ATGGATGGTGGTGCAGCGTACAACCCGCGTACGGTCGACGAGGTCTTTAGGGATTTCAAGGGCCGCAGAGCTGGCATGATTAGAGCCCTCACCACCG AAGTTGAAGAGTTTTATCAGCAGTGTGATCCTG AGAAAGAAAATCTTTGCCTTTATGGATTTCCCAGTGAGCAGTGGGAAGTGAATTTGCCTGCTGAGGAGGTGCCTCCGGAGCTTCCAGAGCCTGCATTGGGTATAAACTTTGCTAGAGATGGAATGCAAGAGAAGGACTGGTTATCCCTGGTTGCTGTCCACAGTGATGCTTGGCTACTGGCTGTAGCCTTTTATTTTGGTGCTAGGTTTGGATATGATAAAGCTGATAG GAAACGCCTTTTTAATATGATAAATGATCTTCCGACAATATTTGAGGTTGTGACAGGGACAGCCAAGAAACAAGTGAAGGAGAAGTCATCTGTTTCAAATCACAGCAGCAACAAATCCAAATCAAACTCTAAG CGGGGTTCTGAATCTCAGGCCAAGTATCCAAAAGAAATGCAGTCAAAGGATGAGTACGAGGAAGGTTTGGAAGAGGAAGATGGTGAAGAGCATGGAGAGACATTGTGCGGGGCTTGTGGAGAGAATTATGCAGCTGATGAGTTTTGGATTTGCTGTGACATCTGCGAGAAGTGGTTCCATGGAAAGTGTGTTAAGATTACCCCAGCAAGGGCTGAGCATATCAAGCAGTATAAATGCCCATCCTGCAGCAACAAGAGAGCCCGTCCTTGA